Genomic window (Desulforegula conservatrix Mb1Pa):
GGAATTTTTGCCTCGGTAGTGCTTTCTCTTGATATGTCGGTATTTGCGTCCATTTTGGATGAAGTGTTTTCAACAATGTCAACGATTATGGTATCGCCAACCCTTTTAGCTCTCTGGTCTGAAAAAAGCAGGGCATTACCACCTGTGAATATTGAGCCTTCGGATGCAGGGACCTTCATATACATTCCTCCGGGAGTCTCCGGCGCAGCCCCTGGAACAGCCTCCACAACAGGCCCGGGAGTTGTTGCTGCACATCCTGAAAAAAACCAGACAGCAAAAACAGCGGAAAATGTAAGATTTGCCAGTTCTCTTTTATTCATAAAGCCTCCGTACATCAAAATACCGCTTCAGCAGTTGTTGAATCAACAACTCTGGCAGTAATGCTCTTGCCTGTGTCAATATTTTTTATCTTTACCTGTTCCCCAAGAGCGGCATCTGACAAAACTTCACCTGAAGTTTCAACGCTTAAAAGCCCGGCCTTTGCCACAAGCCTGACCTTGTCTCCTTTTTTAAGAACAGATGGAACAGCAAGATTTTTTTCTAATATGGCAGCACCTGACCTTACAGGTGAGAGAACCTTTTTGCCTATGGCCAAAGACGGATCAGTCAAAAAAATGCCTTTGGATCCATTCTGGGCATCCTTTGTTTCCACCCTTATATCATCCGCTGTCACAACCGAACCCTTCAGGATGTCGCGGGTCGCGCACAGAATTTTGATTTTTTTACCGGCAGTCCCTGAAAGTGTAAGGCGGCCCTGCTTTGATCCGTCAACGTAAACATCAACTGGCAGACTGTAATTACCCATTCTAATTCCTCTGGAATCTCCCGCGGACTTTATTTCAATATCGCCATCAGGAAAAATATTTTTGCCCCTTACCCTGAAATCGGAAATTTCGAAGGGATCATTGCCGGACATCTCATGAATCTTATTCATGTAATATTCTTTCAGAATCTCTTCGGACAATATCTGGGAATCCCTTGAGACAACTATCAATGCAGGAATGTCGAGAATTATGTCTTTGCTTTCCGGGAAACGGTTTTCAATAAGATCCTTTAATCTTCCGCCCCTGATGTTTTTCTGGCGTCCGGGTTTTGGGGAGGGCGCAATGATAAGTCCAGAGATCTCTCCTGCAATATTTTCAGGAGCATCAATCTCTGCAATCTCGCCCAGTTTTATATCGTCTGATTTCACTGAAACATGCCCCTGAACAATAACGGCAATTTTCTGGCCATCCACTTCAGCTCCTGAAACCACAAAAGGCAAAGCAGATAACACCGCGAAAACAGCAAAAAAAAGAGCATTCCGTATAGAGCTCTGTTTTCCGTCTGGATAAGGACGATTATCTGAAAAATCAGGCATGGCCATTCATCCTACCTCTTTAGTCCGTTTGCTATGCCAAGCATAGTATCAGCAGTCTGGACAGACTTGGAATTTGCTTCATAAGCTCTCTGACCAACGATCATATTTACCATTTCATCAACAACGCTGACGTTGGACATTTCAAGATAAGTATTGGCTATGGTTCCAGCGCCATCCACTCCGGGAGTCAGTTCGACAGGAGCGCCTGAACCTTCTGTTTCCCTGAAAAGATTGCCGCCAACTGCAAAAAGACCCGCAGGATTTATAAATGTGTGAACATTTATCTGTTCTGTAAGAAGAGTCTCCTCGTTCGGGCCATGGGCAGTAAGCTGGCCGTTGGACTGGACAGTAATTAGTGTAGTCTCGGGAGGAATGGCTATTTCTGGCTGCAGCCTGAGCCCTGCCGGAGTTGTGATAAAGCCTTCGCTATCCAGGGTAAAATTGCCGGCTCGCGTGTATAAATTTTCAGTGCCGTCCGAAACAAGGAAAAAGCCATCACCCTCGATTGCCATGTCCAGCTCGTTTCCTGTCTGCACGTAGTCGCCCTGGGTGAAAATTTTCTGAACGCTTGAAGGCTTCGCACCCATACCAACCTGGATGCCTGTTGGAATCTGACCGCCTCCCGGAGTGGTCGGGCCTGCCACAAGCATGGTCTGATACATAAGATCCTGAAAATTTGCCCTGCTTTTTTTGAAGCCTGTCGTGCTTGAGTTGGCAAGGTTGTTCGAGGTGACATCGATATTCATCTGCTGCGCCTGCATGCCTGAAGCCGCTGTCCATAGTCCTCTTATCATGGTGAATCTCCTTTATAATTCGTTCGTGCTTTTTGGTGCCCTAAGCTCTAAAAGCCAAAGGCATCAACGCAACTGACCGACATCAGAAATAGCTTTGGCGTCTGTCTCGTCAAAAGACTGAAGCATCTTCTGATATGTTTCATACATTCTCGAAAGCTCTATCAGTCTTGCCATTT
Coding sequences:
- the flgG gene encoding flagellar basal-body rod protein FlgG — encoded protein: MIRGLWTAASGMQAQQMNIDVTSNNLANSSTTGFKKSRANFQDLMYQTMLVAGPTTPGGGQIPTGIQVGMGAKPSSVQKIFTQGDYVQTGNELDMAIEGDGFFLVSDGTENLYTRAGNFTLDSEGFITTPAGLRLQPEIAIPPETTLITVQSNGQLTAHGPNEETLLTEQINVHTFINPAGLFAVGGNLFRETEGSGAPVELTPGVDGAGTIANTYLEMSNVSVVDEMVNMIVGQRAYEANSKSVQTADTMLGIANGLKR
- the flgA gene encoding flagellar basal body P-ring formation chaperone FlgA, coding for MPDFSDNRPYPDGKQSSIRNALFFAVFAVLSALPFVVSGAEVDGQKIAVIVQGHVSVKSDDIKLGEIAEIDAPENIAGEISGLIIAPSPKPGRQKNIRGGRLKDLIENRFPESKDIILDIPALIVVSRDSQILSEEILKEYYMNKIHEMSGNDPFEISDFRVRGKNIFPDGDIEIKSAGDSRGIRMGNYSLPVDVYVDGSKQGRLTLSGTAGKKIKILCATRDILKGSVVTADDIRVETKDAQNGSKGIFLTDPSLAIGKKVLSPVRSGAAILEKNLAVPSVLKKGDKVRLVAKAGLLSVETSGEVLSDAALGEQVKIKNIDTGKSITARVVDSTTAEAVF